The stretch of DNA GCTGTGCAAAGAGTAGGCAAGGTTGCATTATTCATGGTACCGCATAATCATTTTCAGTTATAATCAAATTAATCATGGCAGAAACGACACCAATATCATGGTGAGAAGATAGGACTAGTTAATTCAAATGAGATAGACACAGTAAACATCCATCCAACTCGGTCTTCTATGAGCTTCCAAGTAAACAAAAATCATCACTAACTCATCTTTATGTAGGAATGTAGGTTTAGGAACTCATATTGTTAAATCGAGATTGTAGGGTTAAATATTTGCAAATACATTAGCACTTAGCAAAAATGATCAAACTAAATATTAGCATGGTCTAGCAAAGTTCTCAAGCATACCTCTGTACCATAAACGGTATCAGAAGATGACGAGCAGCGAGAAGAGCATGTAGACGAGCCAGCACGCATAGGCGATGAGGCCCCTGTGTTCGTCGCCACTGGATGCAAGCTCTGCGAGCAGCCTGGTGCAGACCCTGGTCGACCATAGCACGAACGCCATCCCCACTCCAAATATGAGCCCGCCGCCCCGCGGCAGGAAGAGGGAGACCGCGGAGAAGATGACCATGGGCAGCATGCAGTATCCGACGAGGCTGACGCACCTGTAGAGATCGAGgtccccgcggcggccgcctgACAGCATGGAGAAGACGAAGTAGAGGAAGAGGGACGCGACGGTGACCCAACCGAGCACGATCCCGAAGTGGAACTTCCCCGCAAGGAGCTGGAAGAGTCCAaaggagaggaggaaaaggaACGGGCCCGAGAGGTCGGCGTCGGCGTGGAGCGAGGGGTCCGCCGTGCGGAGCGGGTGGAGGATGGAGATCGTCTTCCGCCAGATCTGGCGCGTGTTGATGCCGAGCTCCTCGAGGAGAGGCGGCTCGTCCTCGAAGGATGCGCCGGAGCCGCCGACGCCGATGGGACCCGCGTagaggggcggcgcggaggaggaggaggccgcggcggcggagacgtCGAACGACATGAAGGGGAGCGGGTTGGCGGCGGACGAGGtggaggggcgcggcggcgcgaacGCAGGCGGAGGGGAGGCCCCCACGCCCGGGGCAGGATGGCGGCGGTGCGTCGGGGTGGACGGCGTGAAGACCACCGGCGGCACCGGGAACTCCttcgccatggccgcggcgaTCGGGGAgaaagcggcggcgggcggcggtggcgagggttAGAGATCTGGGAGGTTGCGGGAGATCGAGCAGTTGGGTTTTGGCCttggagaggagggaggggatcGGGGGTGGAGTCGCCGAATCGGGCCGCCCAACTGCGATATGGGAATGGGCAGCGCTATCTTTCCTTCGGCTTTCGGGTTTTGCTTTtccgtgttttttttttcttttggcgcGTTTCGTCGTTAAGCAAAAGGGTAAATGCGTTGTACTCCTGCTAGGTTGCTTTGGTGGAAAGGACCTGATTTTCTGGAGTTTTTAGTCCTCTGACTTGTAAGGGCAGTCTCAATGCAGACTCCACTCTTAAAATCTAAGCctcaaagactccatcacaagaaactataTTTTCCAATACAAAGTGTGTTACTTTGGATTATATGGCCTATTTGTCtctctcacattcattcttgGTTTGCGTGAAGACTTGAagtctaaataagacttggagtcttattttctctctctatctcttccataaatatactgtcacatcagcaaaacacaataaatatGAGGCTTAAACTCCATGGTAGAGTTtgggttgggactgccctaaaTATCTATTCTAGAGGAAGAGGACCATTGACAAATCCTCAACATGCTGTGCTTTAAAGCTGTTTCCTGAATACTCAAAATAAGGAGGATGAGGCAAATGTGTGTGTTATTTCAGTTATATAATAAAAATGTGACGGTTATGCTGGTTATGGACGGTTCAAGATTTTTTAAGAAATTATTTATTCAGTAGAACCAGATCTTCCTAGCACTTCGGGCACAAAGAGAGTCAAGTTTACCACCTACTAATTGTTGAGATTGAGTCCATTCCATTAAACCTAACGAGTAATGAGCCGCTAAAattattactccctccgtttcataATATAAGTATTTCTAGGTTTGGTTAAAGTCAAATTTATTCAACTTTGATTATAAAATAGTAAGTAATTTATAAAAATCTAtaagataaaaataaaataactagATTCTTTTTATGAAAGCAATTATCATAATAAAATAACTAGATTTGTTATGAAAGTAATTATCATAATATATAAGTGTTTGtatttaaaataatttatttataagAATATTGATGGTCAAATTTGAATAAATTTGACTTTGACTAAATTTGGGAATGCTCATATTTTGGGACAGAGGTAGTAGCAAATAAAACATAAAGTATACAATCCAGTATATATAGGGGTTAGTTATGAAcatcatatatttaaaaataattagaaaGGAGCATCACAATAATTATTCAACCACCCGCGAAAGGTTGAAGATTTTGATTtactttctgttttttttttgtttctttttatttgTTCTAGTTTACATTAGTGCTTTATGATATCTTGGCTATGCATTTCGTAGAACATAGTCTACTACCTATAACAATCGTAGTATGATACAACAttgattttttacaaaaatatacatCATCGAAAAAGAATGTCTAAAGCTTAAAATATATCTATTATCTAAAAAAAGTATCTCGATATCACACATAACTGATATAGCATCATCGTCAGGCGTATAGGTCACAGTCGTCCGTTTTAAAAATATGAAGGTTatgacaagctaactagtttAAATAGATTAACTGGCCTATCATATAAACATATAAAAGATGGAGGGCATAGCATGATCGCAGATGTGTCTATGGTTAAGGAATTATTAGCAACTGCAAAAAAATGTCAAGTGCAACTCAGTCTCATATATCTACTTAGTTACAAAAGGAGTCAATAAGCATGATATTTTTGCAGATATGCCTCAGTGGTTGTCATGAAAAAATATTTGCGACTGCAAAATTTTAAAGTACATCGCAGGATAGCTATGTTGTAAGTTGAATTGCAGCTGGATCTTGCATTTTCGCTATGTATATCTATAACAAGTTAACAGCCAACCTTTGGGCGAAGCACAAGACCAGTCACTCAAACAACACGTTTCGCTGTCCAAAGACAAGAAAAAGGTGCAAAGATTCCTATTTACATGGTGCTGTTTATTCATTACTACAGTGTAAAACGTCACACGGTAGAGCCCTATGTTTAGTTATTCGCCGCTCTGAACATAGACAGCACTATAGAACTCTAAGCTTGGTAAGGAAGGCCGCACAAAAGTCCAGGAAGAGGAGCTGAGGTCCAGTAACTTTCTGCATATCGAGGAGGTATTTTTCATCCCTCGTCTTGTAAAGCTGATGAAGAAGAAAACATTGTCAGAGAATACATCACCAAAGAGCGTATATATAATACCAGAGAAAAAAATGTGGCATTTGAAGTGCATTATTAGTATATAACGACTCTTAACATAGACACAATATATGGTTGACTATTGATGTGTAGTattgagaaaaaaatgaaagttTGCTTGGTCAAAATGGCACCAGTATGTATTATGGATTCCCCTTTTAGAAAAATAAGTGATAAGGTGGCCTTTTAGAAAAATAAGTGATAAGGTGGCTTGAAAACACATAATTTATTTGTTGCTAATAATGATTCAAAACACATGATTGAACAAAGTCGACAATAATGGGTTAAAAATCCACACAATCTATTACACGTTAAAAAAAAGTCCAGTTAGTGTAACAAGCTACTACATACCTGGATTTCAAATTTGATCACAGCAGGTAGCTTTCCATTTGCATCATCATTATCCATGATGGTAGAGTCACCAAGAAAGCTGTTGCTGGCATCTAACATATCatggacttgagaaaacccaggACACCATCTGCATTTCATATTGTAGTGTCCATTCTTCTTCCAGCTGACATTTAATTCTTGGAGTGCTTTCAGGACCTCAATCATTATTTCACGAGGGTGGGCCCGAGACTGTTGCTTAAGTGATACATTAATACAAGTGCTAGGTTATACAAGGCAAATCAAAATGAACAGTATGCAAGACCTGAAGTCCAAGCGCCCATTTTCTTTCAACAGGATAATGTGTCCGCAAACCGCTGCTATGAGGATCGCTGCTTCCTGGAACATAATTCCTCGCACCAGAACTAGTTGATTCGGACAACGCCAGCTGATTTAGATTCCTATCCTGTAGAAGCAACCATTCAGGTATTCAGACATTCAACAGTGTTTAAAATCATCAACAGATCAAATAACCCCCCTCACTGCTTATCTTGTTTAAAGGTCCGAATGTAAATGTATACTGACCATTGATTCTTGATAATCTGCCCCGAGATAGCCACTGGTTGCTCTAAACCGATTGTCCAATAATAAATAATACGCAACAGTTGCCTGGAATATTTGGCAAATATCAGTAGCCAAGTCACTAAAAGGAGCGCAAGGCTCATTTTGCATGTCCATACCTCATTTTGAAGTCGGCTGCACAGTGACTCACACACATCGTCCTTGTTAAATCCCATATTAACAACATCTCGAAGTGTATCCTCATCAATCTTCAGAAAAATGACCATTGTAGGAAATGTTATAACATTGTCAGGAGAAGAATGAGAGGGCTGGTCATTGTAAAATCAATCTAACAGAAATACCTTAATACCCTTCAAAATGTATTAAAAAGTGACACTGCAAGAAAATTTAGTGCGCCACTTATGCATTCTATCAGATATACATATTGGTGGCTTGGTGCTACAATACAAACTAGCAGTAAGGAATAACACAAGATATAATTTTTGATATTGATTTCTACAATATTATGTTCACAAGATAGTACAGACATATGCTTATAAAAGTATTTTTACATTTAAAAATATAGATATAATTAAtgagagaaattttacaattaatgatattcttatatgaaCAGTCTAAATACTTTTTCTTGCATATTAGTGGACATAATTAGAAAAAGTTGAATACAAGCATACAATAGCGGCATAACCACTCAAATGCAAGAGGATATACCATTTTGGCTTGCTGTGCCGTGTCTGGTGGGGGCACTGCCAAGTAACGAGGAAGGCGAAACTGGAACCATTGATGCTCTCGAATTTCACGAATTGTGATTCTCTTCATAGGCTCGACAACAAGCATTCTTGGGATCAAATCCCTGGCCAAAGCAGATAAATGACTCGGAAGAGTGTAGATACCTCCCTGAAACACATAACCAGAGGGAGGGCGATCAAAtccccaaaaaagaaaaagttgcATGGTAGAAGTAGTCGGCGTAAGTTCTTTCTCACCTTGATCTTTTTGAACAGGTTTGGAATATTCTCATCATCAAATGGAAGTGTTCCACAAAGAAGTGCATAAAGGATAACTCCACAACTCCATACATCAACCTCAGGTCCAGCATACAATCTACCAGATATTACCTGCAAAGGAACACCCATATGTATCAAGAAACAGGGTGTGCAAGAAAAAGCAGGAAAATATATCAACAAA from Panicum virgatum strain AP13 chromosome 9K, P.virgatum_v5, whole genome shotgun sequence encodes:
- the LOC120652732 gene encoding protein YIPF5 homolog, translated to MAKEFPVPPVVFTPSTPTHRRHPAPGVGASPPPAFAPPRPSTSSAANPLPFMSFDVSAAAASSSSAPPLYAGPIGVGGSGASFEDEPPLLEELGINTRQIWRKTISILHPLRTADPSLHADADLSGPFLFLLSFGLFQLLAGKFHFGIVLGWVTVASLFLYFVFSMLSGGRRGDLDLYRCVSLVGYCMLPMVIFSAVSLFLPRGGGLIFGVGMAFVLWSTRVCTRLLAELASSGDEHRGLIAYACWLVYMLFSLLVIF
- the LOC120652733 gene encoding serine/threonine protein kinase OSK3; its protein translation is MDGSTKGGGHSDALRNYTLGRTLGIGTFGKVKIAEHKLTGHRVAIKIINCRQMRNMEMEEKAKREIKILKLFIHPHIIRLYEVIYAPMDIYVVMEYCKYGELFDYIVEKGRLQEDEARRIFQQIISGVEYCHRNMVVHRDLKPENLLLDSKYNVKLADFGLSNVMHDGHFLKTSCGSPNYAAPEVISGRLYAGPEVDVWSCGVILYALLCGTLPFDDENIPNLFKKIKGGIYTLPSHLSALARDLIPRMLVVEPMKRITIREIREHQWFQFRLPRYLAVPPPDTAQQAKMIDEDTLRDVVNMGFNKDDVCESLCSRLQNEATVAYYLLLDNRFRATSGYLGADYQESMDRNLNQLALSESTSSGARNYVPGSSDPHSSGLRTHYPVERKWALGLQSRAHPREIMIEVLKALQELNVSWKKNGHYNMKCRWCPGFSQVHDMLDASNSFLGDSTIMDNDDANGKLPAVIKFEIQLYKTRDEKYLLDMQKVTGPQLLFLDFCAAFLTKLRVL